The genomic DNA GACCCGTTCGGAAACGAGCTACTCCACCAAGAAGATCTATCGCCAGAAGGGCACCGGCGGCGCACGCCACGGTGACCGCAACGCGCCGATCTTCCGCAAGGGTGGTATCTACAAGGGTCCGACCCCGCGCAGCCACGGCCACGATCTTCCCAAGAAGATCCGCGCCCTCGGCCTGAAGCACGCCCTGAGCGCCAAGGCGCAAGAGGGCAAGCTGGTGATCCTGGAAGACGCCAACATGGCCGAAGCCAAGACCGGTCAGCTGGCCAAGCAGTTCAAAGAGCTGGGCTGGAAGAAGGCGCTGGTGATCGACGGAGCCGAGGTGAACGAGAACTTCCTCCGCGCCTCCGCCAACATCGACGGTCTGGACGTGCTGCCCTCCATGGGTGCCAACGTCTATGACATCTTGAAGCGTGATACCCTCGTTCTGACGAAGGCGGGTGTCGAAGCTCTGGAGGCTCGACTGAAATGAGTGCCAAGGCAGAACATTACGACGTGATCGTGAAGCCCGTCATCACCGAGAAGGCCACCATGGCCTCCGAGGCGAACGGCGTGGTTTTCGAGGTCGCCATTGACGCCAACAAGCCGCAGATCAAGGAGGCCGTCGAAAGCCTCTTCGGTGTGAAGGTGAAGGCCGTGAACACGACCATCACCAAGGGCAAGACCAAGCGCTTCCGCGGCCAGCCTGGCAAGCGCAAGGACGTCAAGAAGGCCTATGTGACCCTCGAAGAGGGCAACACGATCGACGTGTCCACCGGGCTCTGATCCGGCTGGTGGGTTAGCCCCCGCCGTATGAATTTGAAAAGGCCCTGCCAAGCGCGGGGCCTTTTTTGTTGCGCGGTGCGCGGCCTGTATTTTCACAAAGTTTACGTAAGGTCGCCCAATTCTGGTGGCAGGTTGAGGCCTGTTACGTAGAGAATTTTGTCTGTGCTGGAGGTTTGAACCATGGAATATTTGCGCAGGGAGCCGATCAAGGGCAAGCCAAGCAAGGTAGCCACGGCGGTGACCAACCAGACGATTGAAGAGCTGCTGGCCGAGGAGGCTGCGGCGCGGGCTGCGGCAGAGGCGGCAGCGGCAGCGGCAGCGGAGCCGGAGGTGGCGCCCGCCGCCCCGATCACCCCAAAGCGCCCGCCGATGCCCGGCCCCAGTGCCAGCCAGCGACCGCCGGCTGAAGAGGCGAGCCCCGCCCCTGTCGAGACCATACCAGCGCCACGCCGGTCGCTTCTCAAGCGGTTGCTCGGCGGCTGACCTTGCCGGGCTGCGGCGAGGGTGAGACCGGCGAAGCCCAAGCTATCACGCATCAATGCCGGGCCGTGAGCCGGGCGCCTGTGGTGTTGCACCGGACAGAGACTTCTTGCCGGTTTTCAACCTCGCGGGCCGTTCTTGACCGCGCATGACATCACCGGTGGCCGCAGCGCGGGGGATACCCGCGCGCGGCCCTCGCTTTGCCGTGCCCTCAGGCAGCGGAGGGCAGGGGGGCTTCCGCAGGTTCCGGCGGGTTGAGCGCGTCGAAGATCCGGCGGTAGAGCGGCGAGGTCATGAAGTCGCCGTAGGCGCGGTTGAGCACGTCCATCAAACCTTCCACTTGAGCCTCGCCGGTTTTGCCGGGGGCCTGGACGACGCGGGTGAAGAGCAGATCTTCGGTTTCCGGGGTGATCCCGTGGCGGCGCACGATCTGGTCGATCGTGTCGCGTTGGCGTTGCTCGCGCGACATATCCCAATGGCGCATGAAACGCGCGTAATGGGGCACGAAGCGCGGGTTGGATAGCGCGAGGGTGGAAATGAGCGGCTCGCAGAAATGGCAGGTTTCGCTCTCATACATCCCGTCGAAGAGCGAGAAGGCCATCATCCGTTCCACTTCCAGCAGCCAGGCCTCAAGCCGCGCGTGCAGGTCACGCGTGCGGGCGAGGCGCTTCCAGATGGCGAGGCTGTGGGGGCTGGCCCAAGGATCGAAGGCGCTATCCTCTTCGCGCCAGGCCCCGTCGGTGGGATCGAGGGCAAAGTAATAGTGGTTGGCGGCGTCCAATGCGCGATGCAGAACCGGAAGCGCGGCTTCGAGGTCGTCCATCAGGCGGAAGGCCTGCGTGCGCGGCCAAAAGCCGGATTGGCGAATACCCACGACGAACTGATGTTTACCCGCGTCCTCAATGGTCCGGATCGTCATAAAAGCGGCCCCTCTGCCTATGGTTGTTCCCTTCGACCGGGAGATTAGGCGACAGAGACGGGCCAGAATAAGGCGGGTTGCCGGAAAATGATTGGCAAAGCCCGCGCATGGCAGGCGAATATGCCCTTGCGGGCCTTGACCGGCTGAGGCCCCGCCCTTAAAGGGAAGCATCCGCAAGAGCCCCGGATTCGTCCGGGGCTTCGCTTTTGGTCGGTTGCGACCAGTGCGGAGCACATCCCGGGCACCTACGGGGGCCTTAAACATCAGGGCAGCGCAAGCCGCCCGCACAGAAAACGGAAGACAGTTAACATGGCACTCAAGTCGTATAAGCCGACGACGCCGGGCCAGCGTGGGCTGGTGCTGATCGACCGTTCGGAGCTGTGGAAAGGACGTCCGGTCAAATCCCTCACCGAGGGTCTGACCAAGAAGGGCGGCCGGAACAACACCGGACGGATTACCGCGCGTCGTCGTGG from Oceanicola sp. D3 includes the following:
- a CDS encoding 50S ribosomal protein L23, which gives rise to MSAKAEHYDVIVKPVITEKATMASEANGVVFEVAIDANKPQIKEAVESLFGVKVKAVNTTITKGKTKRFRGQPGKRKDVKKAYVTLEEGNTIDVSTGL
- the rplD gene encoding 50S ribosomal protein L4; this encodes MKLDVIKLDGGKAGSVDLGEEVFGLEPRADILHRVVRWQRNKAQAGTHKVKTRSETSYSTKKIYRQKGTGGARHGDRNAPIFRKGGIYKGPTPRSHGHDLPKKIRALGLKHALSAKAQEGKLVILEDANMAEAKTGQLAKQFKELGWKKALVIDGAEVNENFLRASANIDGLDVLPSMGANVYDILKRDTLVLTKAGVEALEARLK